The genomic segment CATGCTGAAATCGGGCTCACGCCAGATTTGACACACCAAGTCGGCTGTCTGCGACAGGCGGCGTGCTGTCTCGACATCCAGAGTGTGGCCGCCCTGAACGTACCTGTGCACGGTGTCGAAAAGGTCACCGTAGATGTCCAGTTGGAGCTGTTTCGATGCGGCGTTCCCTACCCGAACCGGCGCCGATCGCCGGTAGCCCTCGAAGGAAAGCGATACTTCTGGCGCGCGGTCGCCCCCGTCCAGCCGGTACAGGACCTGCACACGTGGCCGCGTCAATTGTGTTGCATGGAGGAACCACCAGAAGAACGCATCTACCTCGGAATGGCGGCCGAGGCGGAGCAGCGCATCGAGCGTGAACGCTGCGTCGCGGATCCAACAGAATCGGTAGTCCCAGTTGCGCTCTCCGCCGATGTCCTCGGGGAGTGATGTTGTCGCTGCAGCCGCGATGGCGCCTGAGGGCGCGAAGCAGAGCGCCTTCAACGTCAGGGCGCTTCGCACAACAGCGTCTCGCCACGGGCCCTCATACGTCAACTCGTCGGACCAGCGCTGCCAGAACGCGATCGTGAGATCGAGGCGCTGTTCTGCCTCTGCTCTCGTCGGCATTACGAGCGGTTCCTGGTGAGCCGCCGCAAGCACCAGCAGCGCGCGCGTTCCCTCCTGTGCCTCGAAAGTACCGGTAATGCTCGTGCCATCGCTCTGTGGTATTCCCGCCTCCCACGAACACAACGCCACAGCGTCTCTCCGAACAGTGACGATCGGAATGTGGCCCCGACGCTCGAGACGGGCCGGCCACGCCGCGTATCCGAAGCGAGGCTCCACACGCCATCGGAGCGGGACGCGTCCGGAGATCGCTTCAACCCGACGCGTGAGCTCGCGGAAAGGAGACAACCCGGCCAGCGGCAGGGTCATCGCATCGGTGACGCGGACAGCACCTCGGTCCGTGAGGAACGTCGTTTCCAACACGTTCGTCGCCGCGAGGTAGCAGCGGCGAACCTCATAAGGGATCTCGGGCGCGAGCTCGAATCGACCACCGCGGTCTGCATCCAGCAACGCACCGAACACACTCGGTGAATCTGTGTTGGGCAGGCAAAGCCAGTCGACGGAGCCGTGACGGGCGATCAGGGCCGTCGTGCGACCGTCACCGATCACCGCGTAGTCCCGAATCGGCGCGTAGCGACCTGACATCGCGCCGCAGCCTAAGGCAGGAATGATCGCCACATTCGGAAGCCGCCCATCAGCGAATCCGAGACCGCGGGCCTCTGTCAGAACAATGTGCGCCCAATCACAGGATCCGCGCCAGGACAGCAGCGACCACGCGATCGCAGCGGGGGCGCAAGAAACGAAACGTGTTCGACGCGACGGCCTCGGTCTGCGCGGACAGCTCCCGGCGGAGGGTCGCACGAGCTCGCGACAATCGCGTCTTGACAACCGCCTCGCTGACGTCGAGAGCGGCAGCTACTTCCTCAGTGCTCATTCCCTCCACCGTTCTCAGAATGAACACTTCGCGTGCGCCGTCGGGCAACCGATCGATGGCCGACTCCATGAGAGCGCCAAGCTCCCGCGAGAAGGCGAGCCTCTCGGGATCCAGCGGTGCAGCGGTCGATGTCGCCACGGTGAGGGCGGACGGGTGTTCCAGGTCCATATCTGTGTACCGGCCGCGTCGGCGCGCACGCGCGAGGGCCTCGTGAATGGCGATTCGAGTGAGCCATGTCGAGAATCGCGACCGGCCGTCGAACTGCCGCAGGTGGCTGTAGGCGTTCACGTAGGCCTGTTGCATGATGTCCTCGGCCTCGCTCTCGTCCTTGATGATCGCTCGAGCGGCCCGGTACACCCGCTCGTTGTGGCGCCGCATTAAGACTTCGAAGAGGGCCGTCTGCCCGGCGACGACCTTCTCGACGATCTGCTCGTCGGCCAAGCAGCCCCACGCCTCCAGAACCGGTGCGCTCACAACATGCATTGTGTGTCCTTCTGTCCAGTAGCGATCCAGCCGCGGCTCGGTGCGCCGAGCGAATCGTTCACCAGAATAGAGTGCCTGGACGCGGAAAGGTGACACAGGAAGCCGACGGTGACCTTTTTCGCTCGTGTGACTCCATTGGGGTAGGAGGCACACATGGATCCTCGACTTCAGGCTCCGGCCCAGGCAATGCGGCTCGCGATCGGGTTGATGGCTACGCTGGCGGGCATCGACAAGTTCTTCAACATTCTGGTCGATTGGGGCAGCTACGTCAGCCCGCTGGCAGCTCAGCTGCTGCCCTTCTCGACTGACATGTTCATGTGGATCGTGGGCGTCGTCGAGTTTGCCGTCGGCATCAGCATTCTGACAGCCCTGCCTGTCATCGGGTCGTATGTCGCCAGCGCGTGGTTGTTGCTCGTGGCAGTCAACCTGACACTCGCCGGCTACTTGGACATTGCGGTCCGCGATGTCGTGTTGTCAATCGGGGCGTTTTCGCTGGCGCGGCTCATTCAGGTGCGGGACCAGGTCGAGGTCACCGAGGCAACGCCGGCGCCCGTGCGGCATCACAGGATCGCGTAACGAGGAACCACGTTTCATAACGAAACGCTTCCTTGCATCTTGAAGCTGCTGACGCTCTTTGTGCCCTTGGAAAGACCCGGGCTCGTCAGCACATGACGCGTCCTCAGCCCTTGGCCTCGTCCTTGCCACGCCAGTCCAGACAGGGCTCACCGGCGCAGGTCCGGTGCAGCGCGAGGAGGACGGCGTGCAGACTCTGTTGACAAGCGGCAAGGACGCGGCG from the Candidatus Eisenbacteria bacterium genome contains:
- a CDS encoding glycoside hydrolase family 15 protein, yielding MAIIPALGCGAMSGRYAPIRDYAVIGDGRTTALIARHGSVDWLCLPNTDSPSVFGALLDADRGGRFELAPEIPYEVRRCYLAATNVLETTFLTDRGAVRVTDAMTLPLAGLSPFRELTRRVEAISGRVPLRWRVEPRFGYAAWPARLERRGHIPIVTVRRDAVALCSWEAGIPQSDGTSITGTFEAQEGTRALLVLAAAHQEPLVMPTRAEAEQRLDLTIAFWQRWSDELTYEGPWRDAVVRSALTLKALCFAPSGAIAAAATTSLPEDIGGERNWDYRFCWIRDAAFTLDALLRLGRHSEVDAFFWWFLHATQLTRPRVQVLYRLDGGDRAPEVSLSFEGYRRSAPVRVGNAASKQLQLDIYGDLFDTVHRYVQGGHTLDVETARRLSQTADLVCQIWREPDFSMWEVRMQPRHFIHSKAMCWVALDRAIALASATHVPAHNIGRWRREAEEIREFVEHHGWSERLGSYVRFAGSDEVDASLLLLPIVGYCDPRSRRSLGTIDAVRRTLSRGPFVYRYLGGDGLIGSEGVFLTCSFWLVQALGLAGRSDEASRLMDQLVGLANDVGLYSEEIDARSDEFLGNFPQALVHLALIGAAHALSERR
- a CDS encoding RNA polymerase sigma factor; translated protein: MADEQIVEKVVAGQTALFEVLMRRHNERVYRAARAIIKDESEAEDIMQQAYVNAYSHLRQFDGRSRFSTWLTRIAIHEALARARRRGRYTDMDLEHPSALTVATSTAAPLDPERLAFSRELGALMESAIDRLPDGAREVFILRTVEGMSTEEVAAALDVSEAVVKTRLSRARATLRRELSAQTEAVASNTFRFLRPRCDRVVAAVLARIL